In Cupriavidus basilensis, the following proteins share a genomic window:
- a CDS encoding amidohydrolase: MSPNPTPDLILVNGKFATLDRANPQADAVAIQDGRFVAVGTRQDIMKLAETQTRVIDLNGRRAIPGLIDSHMHIIRGGLNYNMELRWDGVRSLADAMRMLKDQVARTPAPQWVRVVGGFTEHQFVEKRLPTIEELNAAAPDTPVFILHLYDRAILNGAALRAVGYTKDTPNPPGGEIVHDKAGNPTGLLLAKPNATILYATLAKGPKLPPEYQKNSTRHFMREVNRLGVTGVIDAGGGYQNYPEDYNIIEELHKEGHLTVRLAYNLFTQKPKEELSDFKTWTSTVKPGQGDDLYRHNGAGEMLVYTAADFEDFRVERPDMAPSMEADLEPVIRLLAEKRWPWRLHATYDQTITRALDVYEKVAKDIPFNGLNWFFDHAETISDRNIDRIAALGGGIAVQHRMAYQGEYFVERYGARAAEATPPIKKMLEEGVKVGAGTDATRVASYNPWVSLYWLTTGKTVGGMSMYPQANLLDRETALRLWTEANTWFSSEVGKKGQIKVGQLADLAVLSADYYSVPGDDIQDITSVLTVLGGKVVYGDSEFGKHSPDIPPAMPYWSPARHGSQYQPRPQAQARALALNTACGCASSCGVHGHAHANAWTSSVPTSDESTFWGALGCSCWAF, translated from the coding sequence ATGTCACCGAACCCGACTCCCGACCTCATTCTCGTCAACGGCAAGTTCGCCACGCTCGACCGTGCCAATCCGCAGGCCGACGCCGTGGCCATCCAGGACGGCCGCTTCGTCGCGGTAGGTACGCGCCAGGACATCATGAAGCTGGCGGAAACGCAGACAAGGGTGATCGACCTGAACGGCCGGCGGGCCATTCCCGGGCTGATTGACAGCCACATGCACATCATCCGCGGCGGCCTGAACTACAACATGGAGTTGCGCTGGGACGGTGTGCGTTCGCTGGCCGATGCCATGCGCATGCTCAAGGATCAAGTGGCACGCACCCCCGCACCGCAATGGGTGCGCGTGGTGGGCGGCTTCACAGAGCACCAGTTCGTGGAAAAGCGCCTGCCGACCATCGAGGAGCTGAACGCGGCGGCCCCGGATACGCCGGTGTTCATCCTGCACCTGTACGACCGCGCCATTCTCAACGGCGCCGCCCTGCGCGCCGTGGGCTATACGAAGGACACGCCGAACCCGCCGGGCGGCGAGATCGTGCACGACAAGGCCGGCAATCCCACCGGCTTGCTGCTGGCCAAGCCCAATGCGACCATCCTCTACGCCACGCTGGCCAAGGGCCCGAAGCTACCGCCCGAGTACCAGAAGAACTCGACGCGCCACTTCATGCGCGAGGTGAACCGCCTGGGCGTGACCGGCGTGATCGACGCCGGCGGCGGCTACCAGAATTATCCCGAGGACTACAACATCATCGAGGAGCTGCACAAGGAAGGCCACCTCACGGTGCGCCTGGCCTACAACCTGTTCACGCAGAAGCCCAAGGAAGAGCTGAGCGACTTCAAGACCTGGACGTCGACCGTCAAGCCAGGCCAGGGCGATGACCTCTATCGCCACAATGGCGCCGGCGAAATGCTGGTCTACACCGCGGCCGACTTCGAGGACTTCCGTGTTGAGCGCCCCGACATGGCGCCGTCGATGGAAGCCGATCTGGAGCCGGTGATCCGCCTGCTGGCCGAAAAGCGCTGGCCATGGCGCCTGCATGCAACCTATGACCAGACCATCACGCGCGCGCTCGACGTCTACGAGAAGGTCGCCAAGGACATCCCGTTCAACGGCCTGAACTGGTTCTTCGACCACGCCGAGACGATTTCCGACCGCAATATCGACCGCATCGCCGCGCTCGGTGGCGGCATCGCGGTGCAGCACCGCATGGCCTACCAGGGCGAGTACTTTGTCGAGCGCTATGGCGCACGCGCTGCCGAAGCCACACCGCCGATCAAGAAGATGCTGGAAGAGGGCGTGAAGGTCGGCGCCGGCACCGACGCAACACGCGTGGCCTCGTACAACCCGTGGGTCTCGCTGTACTGGCTGACCACGGGCAAGACCGTCGGCGGCATGTCGATGTATCCACAGGCTAACCTGCTCGATCGCGAAACGGCGCTGCGCCTGTGGACCGAGGCCAACACGTGGTTCTCATCCGAAGTGGGCAAGAAGGGCCAGATCAAGGTGGGCCAGTTGGCCGACCTGGCCGTGTTGTCGGCCGACTACTACTCGGTGCCGGGCGACGACATCCAGGACATCACGTCGGTGCTGACCGTGCTCGGCGGCAAGGTGGTCTATGGCGACAGCGAATTCGGCAAGCATTCGCCCGACATCCCGCCCGCGATGCCCTACTGGTCACCGGCCCGCCATGGCAGCCAGTACCAGCCGCGCCCGCAGGCCCAGGCGCGCGCACTGGCGCTGAACACCGCGTGCGGCTGCGCCAGTTCGTGCGGCGTGCATGGCCATGCGCATGCCAATGCGTGGACCTCGAGCGTGCCGACGTCGGACGAAAGCACGTTCTGGGGCGCGCTAGGCTGCTCGTGCTGGGCATTCTGA
- a CDS encoding patatin-like phospholipase family protein, producing the protein MWKFRHDHALRRKSSLRWRIACGRADLILMLFLLAGLSACGSLPHNVPRNLPQAAAAGSASTALREPTDVAGQTTVAMSFSGGGTRAAAFAFGALQGLDAVRGPGGASLLDDVALISSVSGGSITAAYYGLHGKASLANFRSVLLKDGEAGLRFSLLNPLNLARLFAGGLNDREDLRTWLDEDVFKGATYADMFRRGKPIVWINATNVYYRVAFPFNQLAFDALCSDLASFPVSEAVAASMAVPLFFAPIVLQKHPEACSAPLPNLDYAQAPGQSLLFGALANAVRGHRDISKGKYIKLVDGGVTDNYGLATIFQSRLLLGTAYGPMSEKDAINVRRQLFIVVDAGQGPRGDWNQSQAGPSGIEVASAAIDAAMATNVRMSYDAFVPMMQQWRDDLVAYRCGMPHSRQQEIAALHPGWRCEDVEFFVTRISFDALDKERAASLNDVPTRLRLPERDVDRLIEAGRDAILGNPVIREFQRKSTVAR; encoded by the coding sequence ATGTGGAAATTTCGACATGATCATGCTCTTCGCCGCAAGAGTAGCCTGCGTTGGCGTATAGCCTGCGGCAGGGCAGACCTCATTCTGATGCTGTTTCTACTTGCGGGACTTAGTGCCTGCGGGTCGCTTCCTCACAATGTTCCGCGCAACCTGCCTCAGGCCGCGGCTGCTGGTAGCGCTTCCACGGCCCTGCGCGAACCTACCGATGTCGCCGGCCAGACAACCGTCGCCATGTCGTTCTCTGGCGGCGGCACGCGAGCCGCAGCCTTCGCCTTTGGAGCGCTGCAGGGGCTCGACGCCGTGAGAGGTCCTGGCGGCGCGTCACTGCTCGACGACGTCGCATTGATTAGCAGCGTGTCCGGAGGCTCCATCACCGCTGCGTACTACGGTCTGCACGGCAAGGCCAGCCTGGCGAACTTTCGATCAGTGCTCTTGAAAGACGGAGAAGCGGGACTTCGCTTCAGTCTCCTGAATCCGCTTAACCTTGCGCGTCTCTTCGCGGGTGGGCTCAACGATCGGGAAGATCTCCGGACATGGCTCGACGAAGACGTGTTCAAGGGCGCGACGTACGCCGACATGTTCCGGCGCGGCAAGCCAATCGTTTGGATCAACGCCACGAACGTCTACTACCGGGTCGCGTTTCCGTTCAACCAGTTGGCATTCGATGCGCTATGCAGTGATCTCGCGAGCTTTCCCGTTTCCGAGGCTGTCGCAGCATCCATGGCGGTCCCGCTCTTTTTTGCACCGATCGTCCTTCAAAAGCATCCCGAGGCTTGTAGTGCACCGCTGCCGAACCTTGACTACGCCCAGGCGCCTGGGCAATCGCTGCTGTTTGGCGCGTTGGCAAACGCCGTTCGCGGTCACCGGGATATTTCGAAGGGAAAGTACATCAAGCTGGTCGATGGCGGGGTGACAGACAACTACGGCCTGGCTACGATTTTCCAATCACGACTGCTGCTGGGCACGGCTTACGGTCCCATGAGCGAAAAAGATGCGATCAATGTGCGGCGGCAACTTTTTATCGTTGTTGACGCGGGTCAGGGCCCGCGCGGCGATTGGAACCAAAGCCAAGCCGGCCCATCGGGAATCGAAGTCGCAAGCGCGGCCATCGACGCGGCAATGGCGACCAACGTTCGAATGAGCTATGACGCCTTCGTTCCCATGATGCAGCAGTGGCGAGACGACCTCGTGGCGTATCGGTGTGGGATGCCGCATTCTCGGCAGCAGGAGATCGCTGCACTACACCCAGGCTGGCGATGCGAAGACGTCGAATTCTTCGTGACGCGGATCTCGTTTGATGCCCTCGACAAGGAGCGTGCTGCAAGTCTGAACGATGTGCCGACCAGACTTCGTCTGCCCGAGAGGGACGTCGATCGCCTGATTGAAGCGGGAAGGGATGCCATCCTTGGCAACCCGGTGATCCGCGAGTTCCAGCGGAAATCGACCGTGGCGCGATAG
- a CDS encoding response regulator transcription factor, with translation MVLIVDDDAMLRGALENLFRSVGMRVALFASAAELLAFALPDVPTCLLLDVRLRGQSGLDLQTQLSQMGVQVPIIFMTGYGDIPMTVTAMKAGAEDFLAKPFREQDLLDAVAAALQKDQHRRHGMRKLDELRSGYQSLTPREAEVMRMVVAGLLNKRIASELSISEVTVKIHRGQAMRKMKARTFAGFVLMAQQLGICPH, from the coding sequence ATGGTGCTAATCGTTGATGACGACGCGATGCTTCGCGGCGCGTTGGAGAACCTCTTCCGATCAGTCGGGATGCGCGTCGCACTGTTCGCATCCGCTGCCGAACTGCTAGCATTCGCGCTCCCGGACGTGCCCACTTGCCTTCTGCTCGATGTCAGGCTCCGCGGGCAGAGTGGCCTGGACCTGCAGACTCAGCTGTCCCAAATGGGCGTCCAGGTCCCAATCATTTTTATGACTGGTTACGGCGACATCCCCATGACCGTTACCGCTATGAAGGCTGGTGCTGAGGATTTCTTGGCGAAGCCATTCCGCGAGCAGGACCTGCTCGATGCCGTGGCGGCCGCCTTGCAAAAGGATCAGCATCGTCGCCATGGCATGCGTAAGCTGGATGAACTGCGATCCGGCTACCAGAGCCTGACGCCGCGCGAGGCCGAGGTCATGCGCATGGTGGTGGCCGGTCTGCTGAACAAGCGGATCGCCAGCGAGCTAAGTATCAGCGAGGTCACCGTGAAAATTCATCGCGGCCAGGCCATGCGCAAGATGAAGGCGCGCACCTTTGCCGGGTTTGTATTGATGGCACAGCAACTCGGCATTTGTCCGCATTGA
- a CDS encoding ATP-binding sensor histidine kinase translates to MNPLFYFGHESGVSFPVVWEDDDRVVGRGWLPGRDGMPKAVLAVWHAAEHPRPTSLAHEYGLKDELDGSWAVRPLELVRERGRTVLLLDDPGGEPLAKLLGTPMEVGRFLRLAISIAAALDQFHQRGLIHKDIKPAHILVNDAPIEARLTGFGIASRQSRERQAPAPPEEIAGTLAYMAPEQTGRMNRSIDARSDLYSLGVTLYQMLTGVLPFATDDPMELLHSHLARQPVPPAERVPSIPALLSAMVMKLLSKTAEERYQTAAGLEADLRRSSVAWESRGSIATFPLGEHDLPDRPLIPERLYGREREIETLLAAFDRVVTQGTPELVLVSGYAGIGKTSAVLALRSALALRNGLFASGKFDQYKRDVPYATLAQAFQNLVRPLLGKSEADLAPWRTALAEALGPNGGLMVPLIPELGLILGPQSPVPELPPCDEQHRFQMVFQRLLAVFAQPTHPLALFLDDLQWLDAATLDLLEYLATQPEVRHVLLIGAYRNDDVKPGHPLLLRLPAIRQAGGRVNDITLSPLGFDDVIRLIVDALHCAPGDAAPLARLVQEKTGGNPFFAIQFLTALTEEGLLVFDHRGARWSWDLEQIRAKGFTDNVVDLMLAKLRRLPAATRNALKQLACLGNDAAIASLAMVQDASEAELDAALRPAVRAGLVLRLGNTYRFLHDRIQEAAYALIPEGARPAAHLAIGRRLATGTPPEAIAERVFEIVGQLNRGTDLITAAEEREQVAELNLLAGQRAKASTAYASALTYLTAGAALMQGDAWKRRPKFAFALEFHLAECEFLTGAPAAADARLAELACRAASLPDLASVTQLRLELFLALGQRERAVEVGLDYLYRAGVQCSAHPTDEEVLQEYDRMWRQLGDRPIEALLDLPMMTNAVACETMDVLTALMLPAWYTDVNLGSLIIGRMANLSLEQGNSDASCLAYTWLGMILGPRSGDYKAAFRFGQLGLSLVEQRGLDRFRARVYQAFGGHVMQWTQPIRAARSLVRRAFDVASKLGDLTYASFARNNLITQLLACGDPLAEVQNEAEATIGFARRASFGLAVDRVTPQLQLARTLRGLTPVFGVFDDDDFNEEEFERYLDEAPGPALATCWYWIRKLQARFLADDHAAAIAAADRAESLLWTSPSFFEQAEYHFYTALARAACCGTAAAPERTQHLAALAAHHRQLLVWSEHCPENFENRAALVGAEIARLDGREVDAMGLYEQAIRSAQDNDFIHNQALANELAARFYAARGFEKVARVYLQDARHGYLRWGAGGKVRQLDALYPHLWGEERAPAPTTTIGAPVEHLDLATVIAVSQAVSGEIVLDKLLDTLMRTAIEQAGAERGLLILPRGSEQRIAAEATTGGDIVTVQLRDESVTATALPVSMLHYVLRTRENIILDNAATQMPFSDDPYILQHHARSILCLPLLTQAKLVGVLYLENNLAPRVFVPTRTTVLKMLASQAATALEITCLYRDLAQREAKIQRLVEANIIGICLWHMDGRILEANDAFLRMLGYDREDLASVPLRWTDLTPPDRRERDARLVQDLRISGTLPPFEKEFFRKDGSRVLVLLGCATFEEGGEQGVSYMLDLTERKRAEEALHQAQAELAHVTRVTTLNALTASIAHEVNQPLAAIVTNANAALRWLARQPPDLAEVRDTLGCIVQDGHRAGAVIEGMRALLKKTAAVTARLDMNALIEDAIALIQGEISRHQVLLRTELEPDLPPVAGDRVQLQQVLLNLMMNSIEAMKEVAERPRGLLIRSHLDASGTVLVAVQDAGVGLEPQDLERVFQTFFTTKAEGLGMGLAICRLIVEAHGGRLWAYPNVPCGAVFQFTLPPQD, encoded by the coding sequence ATGAACCCATTATTTTACTTCGGCCATGAGAGCGGTGTCAGCTTCCCGGTCGTATGGGAAGATGACGATCGCGTTGTCGGTAGAGGTTGGCTCCCCGGCCGAGATGGCATGCCAAAGGCTGTACTGGCTGTGTGGCACGCAGCCGAGCACCCGCGCCCCACTAGCCTCGCGCACGAATACGGCTTGAAGGACGAACTGGACGGCAGTTGGGCGGTAAGACCGCTGGAGCTTGTGCGCGAGCGTGGCCGGACTGTTTTACTGCTTGACGACCCAGGTGGCGAGCCGCTTGCCAAGCTGCTGGGCACCCCCATGGAGGTCGGCCGTTTCTTGCGCCTGGCCATCAGCATCGCCGCGGCCTTGGACCAGTTCCACCAGCGGGGTCTTATACACAAGGACATCAAGCCGGCCCATATCCTGGTGAACGATGCCCCAATCGAGGCCCGGCTCACGGGCTTCGGCATTGCCTCGCGCCAGTCGCGCGAGCGCCAGGCACCGGCGCCACCGGAAGAGATCGCCGGCACGCTGGCCTACATGGCCCCCGAGCAGACCGGACGCATGAACCGGTCAATCGACGCGCGGAGCGACCTCTATTCGCTCGGCGTCACGCTCTATCAAATGCTCACGGGCGTGCTGCCGTTCGCCACCGACGACCCGATGGAACTGTTGCACAGCCATCTCGCACGACAGCCAGTGCCGCCGGCAGAACGGGTACCGTCGATCCCGGCCTTGCTTTCCGCCATGGTGATGAAGCTGCTCTCCAAGACAGCGGAGGAGCGCTACCAGACCGCAGCGGGGCTGGAGGCCGATCTACGGCGCAGTTCGGTCGCATGGGAAAGCCGGGGAAGCATTGCCACCTTCCCGCTCGGCGAGCACGACCTGCCTGATCGCCCATTGATTCCGGAGCGGCTCTATGGACGGGAGCGCGAGATTGAAACCTTGCTCGCTGCCTTCGATAGGGTGGTGACCCAGGGCACGCCGGAGCTTGTGCTGGTCTCCGGCTACGCCGGTATCGGGAAGACCTCGGCCGTGCTTGCGTTGCGCAGCGCACTGGCGCTCAGGAATGGCCTCTTTGCCTCGGGCAAGTTCGATCAGTACAAGCGAGACGTCCCGTATGCGACGTTGGCTCAGGCTTTCCAGAATCTGGTCCGCCCACTACTGGGCAAGAGCGAGGCCGACTTGGCGCCCTGGCGCACCGCACTGGCGGAGGCGCTGGGCCCGAATGGCGGCCTCATGGTGCCGCTCATACCCGAGCTCGGGCTGATTCTGGGGCCGCAGTCGCCGGTGCCGGAACTGCCCCCGTGCGACGAGCAGCACCGATTCCAGATGGTTTTCCAGCGCCTGCTTGCCGTCTTTGCCCAACCCACGCATCCGCTGGCACTCTTTCTCGACGACCTGCAGTGGCTGGACGCGGCAACACTCGATCTGCTCGAGTATCTGGCGACCCAGCCAGAGGTACGCCACGTGCTGCTTATCGGAGCCTATCGGAATGACGACGTCAAGCCCGGACATCCGTTGCTACTGCGATTGCCGGCAATCCGCCAGGCCGGGGGGCGGGTAAATGACATCACGCTTTCCCCCCTTGGGTTCGACGATGTAATCAGACTCATCGTCGATGCCTTGCATTGCGCACCTGGGGACGCCGCACCTCTGGCCCGACTGGTGCAGGAGAAGACTGGCGGTAACCCATTTTTCGCCATCCAGTTTCTCACCGCCCTGACCGAAGAGGGGCTGCTCGTTTTCGATCATCGTGGCGCGCGCTGGTCTTGGGACCTTGAGCAGATTCGGGCCAAGGGTTTCACCGACAATGTGGTCGATCTCATGCTCGCCAAGCTGAGGCGCCTTCCCGCGGCGACCCGTAACGCCCTGAAGCAGTTGGCGTGTCTCGGCAATGACGCGGCGATCGCTAGCCTGGCCATGGTCCAGGATGCCAGCGAGGCGGAGCTGGACGCGGCTCTGCGGCCGGCGGTACGCGCCGGACTTGTGTTGCGTTTGGGAAATACCTACCGATTCCTGCACGATCGTATCCAGGAGGCGGCCTACGCGCTGATTCCTGAAGGCGCGCGGCCGGCAGCGCACCTCGCGATTGGCAGGCGGCTCGCTACGGGCACGCCGCCTGAAGCAATAGCGGAGCGTGTCTTCGAGATCGTCGGTCAGCTCAACCGTGGCACCGACCTTATCACCGCCGCCGAGGAACGGGAGCAAGTGGCCGAGCTGAATCTGCTTGCCGGCCAGCGCGCCAAGGCGTCCACGGCCTACGCCTCGGCGCTGACCTATCTCACCGCCGGCGCAGCGCTCATGCAGGGGGACGCCTGGAAGCGTCGGCCCAAGTTTGCTTTCGCGCTCGAGTTCCACCTCGCCGAATGCGAATTTCTGACCGGCGCGCCGGCCGCGGCGGACGCGCGCCTGGCCGAGCTTGCGTGCCGTGCCGCCAGCCTCCCCGATCTGGCCTCCGTCACCCAGCTGCGGCTGGAGCTGTTTCTGGCCCTCGGCCAGCGCGAGCGCGCCGTCGAGGTGGGCCTCGACTACCTGTACCGCGCCGGCGTCCAGTGTTCGGCACACCCGACAGATGAGGAGGTTCTGCAGGAATACGACCGGATGTGGCGGCAACTTGGCGACCGTCCGATCGAGGCGCTGCTCGACCTGCCGATGATGACCAATGCGGTCGCGTGCGAGACCATGGATGTTCTGACCGCGCTGATGCTGCCGGCCTGGTACACCGACGTGAACCTGGGCTCCCTCATCATCGGGCGGATGGCAAACCTCAGCCTCGAGCAGGGCAACAGCGACGCGTCGTGCCTCGCCTATACCTGGCTCGGCATGATCCTGGGGCCTCGGTCCGGCGACTACAAGGCGGCATTCCGCTTCGGCCAGCTTGGCCTGAGCCTGGTCGAGCAGCGCGGGCTGGACCGCTTCAGGGCGCGCGTCTACCAGGCTTTCGGCGGCCACGTGATGCAATGGACGCAACCCATCCGTGCCGCGCGCAGCCTGGTCCGGCGCGCTTTCGACGTGGCCAGCAAGCTTGGTGACCTTACCTACGCGTCCTTCGCGCGCAACAACCTCATTACGCAGTTGCTCGCCTGCGGCGATCCGCTTGCCGAGGTGCAGAACGAAGCTGAAGCCACGATCGGCTTCGCGCGCCGTGCGAGCTTCGGTCTCGCCGTCGACCGGGTTACCCCCCAGCTCCAGCTAGCGCGAACTCTGCGCGGACTGACCCCGGTGTTCGGCGTCTTCGATGATGATGATTTCAACGAGGAGGAGTTCGAGCGGTATCTGGATGAGGCTCCGGGCCCCGCCCTCGCCACCTGCTGGTACTGGATCCGAAAACTGCAGGCACGCTTCCTCGCCGACGACCACGCAGCCGCCATAGCGGCGGCGGACAGGGCAGAAAGTCTCCTCTGGACATCACCATCGTTCTTCGAGCAGGCGGAATACCACTTCTACACAGCGTTGGCGCGAGCCGCATGCTGCGGCACGGCCGCCGCGCCAGAACGGACCCAGCACCTGGCGGCATTGGCCGCACATCATCGCCAGCTCCTTGTCTGGTCCGAGCATTGTCCGGAGAATTTCGAGAACAGAGCCGCATTGGTTGGCGCGGAAATCGCCCGCCTCGATGGGCGCGAAGTTGATGCAATGGGCCTCTACGAGCAGGCCATCCGCTCCGCGCAGGACAATGATTTCATCCATAACCAGGCACTCGCCAACGAGTTGGCCGCGCGATTCTATGCTGCGCGTGGCTTTGAAAAGGTTGCCCGCGTGTATTTGCAGGATGCCCGCCATGGCTATCTTCGCTGGGGCGCCGGCGGCAAGGTGCGGCAACTCGATGCGTTGTATCCGCACCTCTGGGGGGAAGAGCGAGCACCCGCACCAACGACGACCATTGGGGCGCCGGTCGAACACCTGGACCTTGCCACCGTGATTGCCGTGTCGCAAGCTGTGTCCGGCGAGATCGTCCTGGACAAATTACTCGACACACTCATGCGCACCGCGATTGAACAGGCCGGCGCGGAACGGGGACTGCTGATCCTGCCCCGAGGGTCCGAGCAGCGCATCGCAGCAGAGGCTACGACCGGTGGCGATATTGTCACGGTGCAACTCCGCGACGAGAGCGTGACTGCGACTGCGCTGCCGGTATCAATGCTCCACTATGTCCTGCGCACCCGCGAGAACATCATTCTCGACAATGCGGCGACACAGATGCCGTTTTCCGACGATCCGTACATTCTGCAGCATCATGCCCGATCCATTCTCTGCCTCCCACTGCTTACGCAGGCCAAGCTCGTCGGTGTGCTCTACCTGGAGAACAACCTCGCGCCGCGCGTCTTCGTGCCAACCCGCACCACCGTGCTGAAGATGCTCGCCTCGCAGGCGGCGACCGCGCTGGAGATTACTTGTTTGTACCGGGATCTCGCACAACGCGAAGCGAAGATTCAGCGCTTGGTCGAGGCCAACATCATCGGGATCTGCCTCTGGCACATGGACGGCCGAATCCTCGAGGCCAATGACGCGTTCCTCCGCATGCTGGGCTACGACCGCGAGGACCTCGCCTCAGTCCCTTTGCGCTGGACGGACCTGACGCCCCCGGACAGGCGCGAGCGTGACGCAAGGTTGGTCCAGGACCTTCGGATCAGCGGGACCTTGCCGCCGTTCGAAAAAGAGTTCTTCCGCAAGGATGGAAGCCGCGTGCTCGTCCTGCTAGGGTGCGCGACATTCGAAGAGGGTGGGGAACAAGGTGTCTCCTACATGCTTGATCTAACCGAGCGCAAGCGCGCCGAGGAGGCGCTGCACCAGGCACAGGCCGAACTCGCACACGTTACCCGCGTGACGACGTTGAACGCGCTGACAGCCTCGATCGCCCACGAGGTCAACCAGCCGCTGGCCGCCATCGTCACCAACGCCAATGCGGCCCTGCGCTGGCTCGCTCGCCAGCCGCCCGATCTGGCCGAGGTGCGAGATACGTTGGGGTGCATCGTTCAGGATGGCCATCGGGCTGGCGCAGTGATTGAAGGCATGCGTGCGCTGCTTAAGAAGACGGCCGCAGTCACGGCGCGCCTTGACATGAACGCCCTTATCGAAGACGCGATTGCCCTCATCCAGGGAGAGATAAGCCGCCATCAAGTCCTGCTCCGGACGGAACTCGAGCCTGACCTGCCGCCGGTTGCGGGTGACCGGGTGCAGTTGCAGCAGGTGCTCCTGAACCTGATGATGAATAGCATCGAGGCAATGAAAGAGGTGGCAGAGCGGCCGCGGGGACTGCTGATTCGGTCGCACCTCGACGCATCAGGGACTGTGCTGGTTGCCGTTCAGGATGCTGGCGTCGGGCTGGAGCCGCAAGATCTGGAGCGAGTTTTCCAGACCTTCTTCACTACCAAGGCGGAGGGGCTGGGCATGGGCCTGGCGATCTGCCGGTTGATCGTCGAGGCACACGGAGGACGGCTGTGGGCGTACCCCAATGTGCCTTGCGGGGCCGTGTTTCAGTTCACCCTGCCGCCTCAGGACTAG
- a CDS encoding hydrolase, producing the protein MSNPKLEVLTPQNSQLIFIDHQPQMAFGVQSMDRQAMKNNVVGLAKAAKIFNIPTTITTVESESFSGFTYPELLDVFPDQKTLERTSMNSWDDQKVRDALAANGRKKVVVAGLWTEVCNTTFALCAMLEGDYEIYMVADASGGTTKEAHDYAMQRMVQAGVVPVTWQQVLLEWQRDWAHRDTYDAVMKVAKEHSGAYGMGVDYAYTMVHKAAQRTATGHESIAPVPAR; encoded by the coding sequence ATGTCCAATCCCAAGCTTGAAGTCCTCACCCCGCAGAACAGCCAGCTGATCTTCATCGACCACCAACCGCAAATGGCGTTCGGCGTCCAGTCGATGGACCGCCAGGCGATGAAGAACAACGTCGTCGGCCTGGCCAAGGCGGCCAAGATCTTCAATATCCCGACGACGATCACCACCGTCGAGAGCGAGTCGTTCTCGGGTTTCACCTATCCGGAACTGCTCGACGTGTTCCCGGACCAGAAGACGCTGGAGCGCACCTCGATGAACTCGTGGGACGACCAGAAGGTGCGCGACGCGCTGGCCGCCAACGGCCGCAAGAAGGTCGTCGTCGCCGGCCTGTGGACGGAGGTCTGCAACACCACCTTTGCCCTGTGCGCCATGCTCGAAGGCGACTACGAGATCTACATGGTGGCCGACGCCTCCGGCGGCACCACCAAGGAAGCGCACGACTACGCCATGCAGCGCATGGTGCAGGCTGGCGTGGTGCCGGTGACCTGGCAGCAGGTGCTGCTCGAATGGCAGCGCGACTGGGCCCACCGCGACACCTATGACGCCGTGATGAAGGTGGCCAAGGAACACTCGGGCGCCTACGGCATGGGCGTGGACTACGCCTACACCATGGTCCATAAGGCTGCCCAGCGCACGGCCACGGGGCACGAATCCATCGCCCCGGTGCCCGCACGCTAA
- a CDS encoding EamA family transporter — MSLRLLLCLLITYLVWGTTYLAIRFTLESFAPFLMMGSRFLCAGLLLALWLRYRGAAMPSLRQLRNCAVLAGFLLVGGMGLTAVAEQTISSGATTVMIGAMPIFGLFWGICFGARPRWYEVLAIALGSAGILVLTGGAEFRASATGVMALLVAIGSWSFGSQIARRLDLPQGAVAFAAEMLLGGAILLVLSVAFGEPWPRTISSQALWAWAYLVVAGSLVAFSAYMYLVANVSPTVSSSYVYVNPPVALAVGAWLGGEQIAPQTFGAVALILGALAVLSLGTWRGARAIAAT; from the coding sequence ATCTCGCTCCGCTTGCTGCTCTGCCTGCTGATTACCTACTTGGTCTGGGGCACGACCTATCTTGCCATCCGTTTCACCCTGGAGAGCTTTGCGCCGTTCCTGATGATGGGCTCGCGTTTTCTCTGCGCGGGTTTGTTGCTGGCGCTATGGTTGCGCTATCGTGGCGCCGCCATGCCGAGCTTGCGCCAGCTGCGCAATTGCGCCGTGCTGGCTGGTTTCCTGCTGGTCGGCGGGATGGGCCTGACGGCGGTGGCGGAGCAGACCATCTCGTCCGGGGCGACTACCGTGATGATTGGTGCGATGCCGATTTTTGGCCTGTTCTGGGGGATTTGCTTCGGTGCGCGGCCGCGCTGGTACGAAGTGCTGGCCATTGCGCTGGGCAGCGCGGGCATCCTGGTGCTGACCGGCGGCGCGGAGTTTCGCGCGAGTGCCACGGGCGTGATGGCTTTGCTGGTGGCTATCGGCAGTTGGTCGTTCGGCTCGCAGATCGCCAGGCGCCTGGATTTGCCGCAGGGTGCGGTGGCGTTTGCCGCGGAGATGTTGCTGGGCGGGGCGATCTTGCTGGTCCTGTCCGTTGCGTTCGGCGAGCCCTGGCCGCGCACAATCAGCAGCCAGGCGTTGTGGGCGTGGGCCTACCTGGTGGTGGCTGGGTCGCTGGTGGCGTTTTCCGCCTATATGTACCTGGTGGCAAACGTCTCGCCGACGGTTTCGTCAAGCTATGTCTACGTGAACCCGCCAGTGGCGCTGGCAGTGGGTGCGTGGCTGGGCGGCGAGCAGATCGCGCCGCAGACGTTCGGTGCGGTAGCGTTGATCCTGGGGGCGCTGGCGGTGCTTAGCCTGGGGACGTGGCGCGGGGCGCGGGCGATTGCGGCGACCTGA